Proteins found in one Aethina tumida isolate Nest 87 chromosome 1, icAetTumi1.1, whole genome shotgun sequence genomic segment:
- the LOC126266273 gene encoding uncharacterized protein LOC126266273 isoform X2: MSKLLHLLFLVVVLCFIGANTASTANRSERSLFPFMRYGVKCNGCPANFCDDDPSIIHGYCCGCARFYDNLPVKCSSALRCPLNTYELCDKYEYMMSCCCSRKK; this comes from the exons ATGTCTAAGTTATTGCACTTGCTGTTCCTCGTAGTTGTGCTCTGTTTTATTGGAGCTAACACAGCCTCCACAGCCAATCGTTCAGAAAGGAGTC TGTTCCCGTTCATGAGATACGGTGTAAAATGTAACGGATGTCCTGCCAACTTCTGTGACGACGATCCTTCCATCATCCACGGATACTGCTGCGGATGTGCAAGATTCTACG ataatttgccTGTGAAATGTTCCAGTGCTCTGAGATGTCCGTTGAACACCTACGAACTGTGCGACAAATACGAATACATGATGTCTTGTTGTTGCTCtagaaaaaagtaa
- the LOC126266273 gene encoding uncharacterized protein LOC126266273 isoform X1: MSKLLHLLFLVVVLCFIGANTASTANRSERSPVSVFPFMRYGVKCNGCPANFCDDDPSIIHGYCCGCARFYDNLPVKCSSALRCPLNTYELCDKYEYMMSCCCSRKK, encoded by the exons ATGTCTAAGTTATTGCACTTGCTGTTCCTCGTAGTTGTGCTCTGTTTTATTGGAGCTAACACAGCCTCCACAGCCAATCGTTCAGAAAGGAGTC ctGTTTCAGTGTTCCCGTTCATGAGATACGGTGTAAAATGTAACGGATGTCCTGCCAACTTCTGTGACGACGATCCTTCCATCATCCACGGATACTGCTGCGGATGTGCAAGATTCTACG ataatttgccTGTGAAATGTTCCAGTGCTCTGAGATGTCCGTTGAACACCTACGAACTGTGCGACAAATACGAATACATGATGTCTTGTTGTTGCTCtagaaaaaagtaa
- the LOC109607767 gene encoding leucine-rich repeat-containing protein 45, with product MKGPSATEAHPIRTKTRISVVSKSSSSFSIHAEYPNLEEIDYNQDVICTKATESFRCFTQVLVSRSSLVLHPLYFFPPIEDPGIDEAFDYEKPEPVYGDDGCDKYQDMCKELNIIPIRRVCRNLPSTELDLRFYGLTHKQILAISEALRINLFVIRLNLYGNFLSPESTISICNMLENNNTIQILNLSKCRIGKPGAKSLCESLTASQNLKELDLSFNELGDDGLGALMPGLTRNLSLNKINLSHNNLTQACAWMLEIIFRENKCIESYDLSWNMIRGRPAMKKFWTGLNSNLALKSLNMSWNGMSEPMPAMTKFMKNSETVEEMDFSWNRFKPGALTSIKRAVNKSNTLKVLKIGNNRMTVEKAYDMATMITQRPNLRVLDMENIWFDKTVLPIVNTAKYQKKELNIGGIFSNYTIKGPDEPKLLFERCRYLLQKPKKPKARKDFAHFILKLPDKRVPRDEFEGLIKKEKMKKLDKVLVTTLFDKYKEGKKDVIIGEKIKNDYLKHYPDATLPEVKEKKRKSQKKKPKRAPKKHVEEEIKKYLMKTEEDLEEDKLDQFYDYAFANYKGFVYADTPTVSYPDDTSDMNSVFATSTTTDYVTESEDADEEGDEHYD from the exons ATGAAAGGTCCTTCCGCAACGGAGGCGCATCCAATCCGCACGAAAACCAGGATTTCCGTCGTTTCTAAATCCAGCTCGAGTTTTTCCATTCACGCCGAATATCCAAATTTAGAGGAGATCGACTACAATCAAGATGTTATTTGCACCAAAGCCACCGAGTCCTTCCGATGCTTCACCCAAGTCCTCGTGTCGAGAAGTTCCCTGGTATTGCATCCACTGTATTTCTTTCCACCCATCGAAGATCCCGGAATCGATGAAGCTTTCGACTATGAAA AACCTGAACCTGTCTATGGAGACGATGGATGCGACAAATATCAAGACATGTGCAAAGAACTAAACATAATTCCCATAAGAAGAGTGTGTAGGAACCTGCCCTCCACAGAATTAGATCTAAGG TTCTACGGACTAAcacacaaacaaattttagcaATATCCGAAGCTCTAAGAATCAACTTATTCGTTATCAGATTAAATTTGTACGGCAATTTTTTGTCGCCAGAGTCAACAATTTCCATTTGCAACATGCTCGAAAACAATAACACaatacaaatactaaatttgtcGAAGTGCCGCATCGGAAAGCCAG GTGCAAAAAGTCTTTGCGAGTCCCTCACAGCGTCGCAGAATCTGAAAGAGTTGGACTTGAGTTTCAACGAATTAGGGGATGATGGTCTGGGGGCGTTGATGCCGGGCTTGACGAGAAATTTGTCTCTTAACAAGATCAATTTGAGTCACAACAACCTTACTCAAGCGTGTGCTTGGATGTTGGAGATCATTTTCAGAGAGAATAAGTGTATCGAATCTTACGATTTGTCTTGGAATATGATTCGGGGACGTCCCG CAATGAAGAAGTTCTGGACGGGACTTAACAGCAATTTGGCTTTGAAATCTTTGAACATGTCGTGGAATGGGATGAGCGAACCGATGCCTGCGATGACtaagtttatgaaaaattccGAAACCGTGGAGGAGATGGATTTCAGTTGGAACAGGTTTAAACCGGGTGCGCTGACTTCGATTAAACGGGCGGTTAATAAAAGCAACACACTCAAAGTGTTGAAAATAGGAAACAATCGGATGACCGTGGAAAAAGCTTACGACATGGCCACAATGATTACGCAAAGACCAAATCTCCGTGTTCTCGACATGGAAAACATTTGGTTCGATAAAACAGTACTTCCT ATCGTTAATACGGCAAAGTAtcaaaaaaaagaattaaacataggtggaatattttcaaattacactATTAAAGGTCCAGATGAACCGAAACTGTTGTTCGAAAGATGCAGGTACTTATTACAGAAACCAAAGAAACCAAAAGCCAGGAAAGACTTCGc TCATTTCATTTTGAAGCTGCCAGATAAGCGTGTGCCTCGAGATGAGTTTGAAGGTTTAATCAAAAAGGAGAAGATGAAAAAGCTAGACAAGGTTCTGGTTACCACTTTGTTCGACAAGTACAAAGAAGGTAAAAAGGATGTGATAATCGGCGAAAAGATAAAGAATGattatttgaaacattatCCTGATGCCACTTTGCCGGAGGTTAAGGAAAAGAAGAGGAAAT CTCAAAAGAAGAAGCCTAAGCGTGCTCCGAAGAAGCATGTGGAAGAGGAAATCAAGAAATATTTGATGAAGACGGAAGAAGACCTGGAGGAGGATAAACTTGATCAATTTTATGATTACGCTTTCGCCAATTATAAAGGATTTGTTTATGCGGATACTCCTACAGTATCATATCCCGATGATACAAGCGATATGAATTCTGTGTTTGCTACTTCCACCACCACAGACTATGTAACTGAAAGTGAAGATGCAGATGAGGAAGGAGATGAACACTACGATTAA
- the LOC109607623 gene encoding ADP-ribosylation factor-like protein 2, producing the protein MGFLTVLKKMKQKEKEMRLLMLGLDNAGKTTILKRFNGEPIDTISPTLGFNIKTLEHKGFKLNIWDIGGQKSLRSYWRNYFECTDGLVWVVDSADKRRLEDCKHELYILLQEERLAGATLLIFANKQDLPGACSMDELKEILELDSIKTHHWMIIPCSAVTGDNLLKGVDWIVSDISTRIFTLE; encoded by the exons atggGATTTCTGACAGTGctaaagaaaatgaaacaaaaggAGAAGGAAATGAGACTATTGATGTT AGGCTTAGACAACGCAGGAAAGACAacgattttaaaaagattcaaCGGCGAACCGATTGACACAATTTCACCAACATTAGGATTCAACATTAAAACTCTCGAACATAAGGG TTTCAAACTAAACATTTGGGACATTGGAGGTCAAAAATCTCTCAGGTCATATTGGAGAAACTACTTTGAATGCACAGATGGTCTTGTATGGGTAGTGGACAGTGCAGACAAAAGACGCCTGGAAGATTGTAAACATGAGTTATATATTCTGTTACAAGAGGAG AGATTGGCTGGAGCCACACTGTTAATTTTTGCTAATAAACAGGATCTTCCAGGTGCTTGTTCAATGGATGAATTAAAAGAA atactgGAGTTGGATAGTATTAAAACTCATCACTGGATGATTATTCCATGCAGTGCTGTAACaggagataatttattaaaaggtgTAGACTGGATTGTTAGTGATATTTCTACaagaatatttacattagaatAA
- the LOC109607634 gene encoding protein CLP1 homolog has translation MARDESHEFELEAGDELRFEVLAKTNDRVLVTVRIGMAEYFGADLVPGWSYDFASGAVVAIYTKQGCVLEVEGKTSFMYVGKNTPMPLYCNFHTSLEFKRLNAITEHSYGPTVMVVGHADSGKTSLCRILLNYSVNNSHKPMFVDLDVMRGYIGPPGTIGASQVERKTQKDTDLFHKDPLIYHYGHSCQQTNGTLYGMLITELARTVRLQRSVSDTVKSSGIIINTSSWTRGEGYAHLLHTAKVFEVNIIIILDLERLYHELLRDVPNSVHLLSLPKSGGVVQRCFFDRLEESNRRLKEFFYGTTECQISPQTIVLNWCDIRLYKIGCDTVPESCMPYGMKTIDHLTKLIAIEPSKKIENHLISVSPEHEDEHDIITKRSESIICVLSVDCENKTMTVLKPSEGPLTNNVLLLSDLEFLDRRDLEEEMLMEI, from the exons ATGGCCCGCGACGAATCGCACGAATTCGAGCTCGAGGCAGGTGACGAGCTCCGATTCGAGGTGCTCGCAAAAACGAACGACCGGGTGCTGGTGACAGTGCGAATCGGCATGGCCGAATATTTCGGCGCCGATCTTGTCCCAGGGTGGTCGTACGACTTCGCGAGCGGCGCCGTGGTGGCCATATACACCAAGCAGGGCTGCGTGCTGGAGGTGGAGGGAAAAACGTCGTTCATGTACGTGGGCAAAAACACGCCGATGCCCTTGTACTGCAACTTCCACACGAGCCTGGAATTTAAGCGACTGAATGCCATCACCGAGCATAGCTACGGGCCCACCGTCATGGTGGTGGGCCACGCCGATTCGGGAAAAACCTCACTTTGCCGAATACTACTAAATTATTCAGTGAACAATTCTCACAAACCCATGTTTGTGGATTTGGATGTCATGAGAGGTTACATCGGTCCTCCAGGAACCATTG GAGCGTCACAAGTAGAGAGGAAGACGCAAAAGGACACGGACTTGTTCCACAAGGATCCACTGATTTACCACTACGGACACAGCTGCCAACAAACCAATGGTACCTTGTACGGAATGTTGATAACAGAGCTTGCACGTACGGTAAGGCTCCAGCGTTCAGTGAGCGATACTG TAAAATCGTCcggtattataattaacactaGCAGTTGGACTCGCGGAGAAGGTTACGCACACCTCTTGCACACTGCAAAAGTTTTCGAAGTGAACATCATTATAATACTAGATCTGGAAAGGTTGTATCATGAACTTTTAAGAGATGTACCTAATTCCGTTCATCTTCTTTCACTTCCAAAAAGTGGTGGT GTTGTTCAAAGATGCTTTTTCGATAGATTGGAAGAGAGCAACCGCCGACTCAAGGAGTTCTTCTACGGGACTACGGAATGCCAGATCAGTCCGCAAACGATAGTGCTGAACTGGTGCGACATCAGGCTTTACAAGATCGGCTGCGACACAGTTCCTGAATCCTGCATGCCATATGGAATGAAGACGATCGATCATCTCACAAAATTAATAGCGATAGAACcaagtaaaaaaatagaaaatcacTTGATATCTGTTTCTCCTGAGCACGAAGATGAACACGACATAATCACGAAGAGGAGTGAAAGCATTATTTGCGT TTTAAGCGTTGACTGCGAGAACAAGACGATGACCGTTTTGAAACCTTCGGAGGGGCCGCTGACGAATAATGTTCTTCTTCTTTCTGATTTGGAATTTTTGGATCGTCGTGATCTAGAAGAAGAAATGCTCATggaaatttag
- the LOC109607582 gene encoding protein CLP1 homolog: MSDDRKTHVQEFKLEPENELRFEVESKNEKVYMILKSGMAEIFGTELVKGKTYEFTSGAKIAVYSFQGATIEVKGRTDVIYVAKETPMVVYANCHAALEFLRIEADKENKKGPTAMIVGPSDVGKSTISKILLNYAVRMGRRPLFVDLDVGQGQISIPGTIGALLIERPASIDEGFSQEAPLVYHFGHKSPQANTALFEMLVTQLSKTVRERLEVNKKTRSSGVIINTCGWIKGQGYKQLLHSAKAFEVDVIMVLDQERLYNELVRDMPSFVNVVFLQKSGGVVERSKSVRSEARDQRIREYFYGSPKNSLYPHSFDVKFSEIKLFKIGAPPLPDSCLPLGMKADDHLTKLVPITPNPGILHHLMAVSFCEKESDKIILSHVAGFICVTNVDTERQIITLLSPQPKPLPNNILLLSELQFMDSH; the protein is encoded by the exons atgtccGACGACAGGAAAACACACGTACAAGAGTTTAAGTTGGAACCGGAAAATGAACTGCGCTTCGAAGTTGAGTCAAAAAACGAAAAAGTCtatatgatattaaaaagtGGTATGGCCGAAATATTCGGCACCGAATTAGTTAAAGGTAAAACGTACGAGTTCACGTCCGGTGCCAAAATAGCTGTGTACAGTTTCCAAGGTGCTACCATTGAAGTCAAGGGTAGAACAGATGTGATCTATGTGGCAAAAGAGACACCGATGGTGGTCTACGCAAATTGCCACGCCGCCTTAGAATTCCTAAGGATCGAGGCGGACAAGGAGAACAAGAAGGGGCCCACTGCAATGATTGTCGGACCGAGCGACGTGGGAAAGTCGACGATAAGCAAGATATTGCTGAACTATGCAGTAAGAATGGGCCGGAGACCTCTTTTTGTGGACTTGGATGTTGGCCAAGGGCAAATTTCAATTCCAGGCACAatag GAGCACTTCTGATAGAGAGGCCTGCATCAATTGATGAAGGATTTTCCCAAGAGGCAccattagtatatcattttgGACACAAGAGCCCCCAAGCAAACACGGCACTCTTCGAGATGTTGGTCACACAGCTCTCCAAAACTGTTAGGGAAAGGCTAGAAGTCAACAAGAAAA CTAGATCATCTGGCGTTATAATAAACACTTGCGGCTGGATAAAAGGACAAGGCTACAAGCAACTGTTGCACTCCGCAAAGGCGTTCGAAGTAGACGTGATCATGGTATTGGATCAAGAAAGGCTCTACAACGAACTCGTTAGAGACATGCCCAGTTTCGTGAACGTCGTCTTTCTTCAAAAAAGTGGTGGTGTAGTCGAACGGTCCAAAAGCGTCAGGTCTGAGGCAAGAGATCAAAGAATCAGGGAGTACTTCTATGGCTCACCGAAAAACTCTCTGTATCCGCACTCGTTCGATGTAAAGTTTTCGGAgatcaaattattcaaaataggtGCGCCGCCGTTGCCCGATTCCTGTTTGCCGCTGGGAATGAAGGCGGACGATCACTTGACGAAGTTAGTACCGATTACTCCGAATCCGGGAATACTGCATCATCTGATGGCTGTGTCGTTTTGCGAAAAGGAAAGTGACAAGATTATTTTGAGTCACGTAGCCGGTTTTATTTGCGT GACAAATGTGGACACAGAAAGGCAAATTATAACTCTGCTTTCGCCCCAGCCGAAGCCGCTTCCTAACAATATTTTGCTGTTGTCTGAACTGCAGTTCATGGAtagtcattaa
- the LOC109608291 gene encoding iron-sulfur cluster assembly scaffold protein IscU — MGIMALNATSNLLKALRSPSKVVTASYHPKVIDHYENPRNVGSLDKNDQNVGTGLVGAPACGDVMKLQIKVDDNGKIIDAKFKTFGCGSAIASSSLATEWVKGKTVDQALALKNTDIAKELSLPPVKLHCSMLAEDAIKAALSDYRIKQKKTTEENN, encoded by the coding sequence ATGGGAATAATGGCGTTAAACGCCACATCAAACTTGCTGAAAGCTCTGAGGAGTCCATCAAAAGTGGTGACTGCATCCTATCACCCCAAAGTGATCGACCATTACGAAAACCCAAGGAATGTTGGTTCGTTGGACAAGAACGACCAGAACGTCGGCACCGGCTTGGTTGGAGCTCCCGCCTGTGGTGATGTCATGAAACTTCAGATCAAAGTTGATGATAATGGCAAGATAATCGATGcaaaattcaaaacatttgGATGTGGATCAGCCATTGCAAGCAGCTCGTTGGCTACCGAATGGGTTAAGGGTAAGACGGTCGATCAGGCTTTGGCTTTGAAGAATACTGATATTGCCAAAGAACTGTCTTTACCGCCAGTCAAATTGCACTGTTCCATGCTTGCTGAAGATGCCATTAAAGCTGCGTTATCTGATTATAGGATTAAGCAGAAGAAGACTACTGAAGAGAATAATTAG